One Candidatus Bathyarchaeota archaeon DNA segment encodes these proteins:
- a CDS encoding HAD hydrolase family protein, translating into MKRLFISDCEGPISKNDNAYELAANFIPSGDKLFSNISKYDDVLADVLEKSGYSAGSTLRLILPFFKAYGLTDQQVEEFSAKNILLLANTQATLRHIQQVGDAFIVSTSYEQYIKALCKAVEFPYQNTYCTKLNLDNYTITPQEAEKLKTFAQEIAQMPLIEIPSNAVALGDFSPVDQASLKRLDEIFWKEIPQMSVGKLLTDVVTIGGEQKAQAIRDAAERSGVRLSDVMYVGDSITDVEALKLVREEGGLAVSFNGNSYAVRNAEISVCSESNLVLAIVADIFCRLGKTPAMKVFMYWTRAAVEESGTSGALLRQAYKVYPRTLPRLEIITPRNVDALVKESSEFRKQVRGVAIGRLG; encoded by the coding sequence TTGAAACGACTCTTTATTTCAGACTGTGAAGGACCCATCTCAAAAAACGACAACGCCTACGAGTTAGCAGCAAATTTTATTCCGAGTGGAGACAAACTCTTCAGCAACATAAGCAAATACGACGACGTATTGGCGGATGTGCTGGAGAAGTCGGGTTACTCCGCTGGTAGCACGCTTAGGCTGATTCTGCCGTTTTTCAAAGCATATGGCTTAACTGATCAGCAGGTCGAAGAGTTTTCAGCCAAAAACATCCTTCTTCTCGCAAACACCCAAGCCACACTGCGCCACATCCAACAAGTCGGCGACGCCTTCATCGTCAGCACCAGCTACGAACAATACATCAAAGCATTATGCAAAGCTGTCGAGTTCCCCTACCAAAACACTTACTGCACCAAACTAAACCTCGACAACTACACCATCACACCCCAAGAAGCCGAGAAACTAAAAACTTTTGCTCAAGAAATCGCCCAGATGCCCCTAATAGAAATCCCCTCCAACGCGGTTGCGCTTGGAGATTTCTCACCCGTCGACCAAGCCAGCCTCAAACGCTTAGATGAAATTTTCTGGAAAGAAATCCCGCAGATGTCAGTGGGTAAACTGTTAACTGACGTTGTCACCATCGGGGGCGAACAGAAAGCCCAAGCCATCCGTGACGCCGCAGAACGCTCAGGCGTGCGACTCTCCGACGTGATGTATGTGGGTGACAGCATAACCGATGTGGAAGCCCTCAAACTTGTTCGCGAAGAAGGCGGCTTAGCAGTTTCCTTCAACGGCAACAGCTACGCAGTTAGAAACGCCGAAATCTCGGTCTGTTCAGAAAGCAACCTGGTTCTCGCCATAGTAGCTGACATATTCTGTAGGTTGGGTAAAACTCCTGCTATGAAAGTTTTCATGTACTGGACCCGCGCTGCAGTCGAAGAAAGCGGAACCAGCGGCGCCCTCTTGCGACAAGCCTACAAAGTCTACCCCCGAACCCTGCCGCGACTAGAAATCATCACCCCCAGAAACGTCGATGCCCTCGTCAAAGAGAGCAGCGAGTTTCGAAAGCAAGTGCGCGGAGTCGCTATCGGGAGACTCGGCTAG
- a CDS encoding formylmethanofuran--tetrahydromethanopterin N-formyltransferase: MNPRIDDTFIEAFEGIFCRVIVTADDVETLCKAASDSTATPATVIGRTEGGVERYLSADQTPDGRIGAILQFWGQIDPKKTFEQSLEKFEKELSYRIRQDILVKPFTAVFDALPNAEGKLDMMERVGHCGDGYEWVEQRHGREVIVVPLMVPDFVIEHYIGYARGVAGGNFWFMCTTKEALKEAGKKALDAIHEVDGVVTTFDICSAGSKPETHFPQIGPTTNHIFCPSLKAKLGKESKVPDGVGYIAEIVYDGISVEALKAATKAGIEAALTVPGVVRISAGNYEGKLGKYKIQLSEIFQ; encoded by the coding sequence ATGAACCCAAGAATTGATGACACATTCATAGAAGCCTTCGAAGGCATATTCTGCCGCGTAATCGTAACCGCCGACGATGTGGAGACACTGTGCAAAGCCGCGTCGGATTCAACTGCAACTCCTGCAACGGTGATTGGCAGAACTGAGGGCGGCGTCGAACGCTACCTTAGCGCAGACCAAACCCCTGACGGCAGAATCGGCGCAATCTTGCAGTTCTGGGGACAAATCGACCCCAAAAAAACCTTCGAACAGTCGCTAGAGAAATTCGAGAAAGAACTCAGCTACCGCATCCGCCAAGACATCCTCGTAAAACCTTTCACAGCAGTTTTTGATGCCTTGCCAAACGCTGAAGGCAAATTGGACATGATGGAGAGGGTGGGGCACTGCGGTGACGGTTACGAATGGGTGGAGCAACGTCACGGTAGAGAAGTCATCGTGGTTCCTTTGATGGTTCCTGACTTCGTCATCGAACACTACATCGGTTACGCACGTGGAGTGGCAGGCGGCAACTTTTGGTTCATGTGCACCACTAAAGAAGCGCTCAAAGAGGCAGGCAAGAAAGCCCTCGACGCAATCCACGAAGTAGACGGCGTCGTCACCACGTTTGACATCTGTTCAGCAGGCAGTAAACCCGAAACCCATTTCCCCCAGATTGGACCCACAACCAACCACATTTTCTGTCCCTCACTCAAAGCCAAACTGGGCAAAGAATCCAAAGTGCCCGACGGCGTAGGATACATCGCCGAAATCGTCTACGACGGCATCTCAGTTGAAGCCCTAAAAGCAGCCACAAAAGCAGGCATAGAAGCCGCCCTAACCGTTCCCGGAGTGGTGAGGATCTCCGCAGGCAACTACGAGGGCAAACTGGGCAAATACAAAATCCAACTCAGCGAGATATTCCAATGA
- a CDS encoding carbohydrate kinase family protein: MTKFDVIGFGALNVDTLLKVDKIAGAEEESFIYDYTEACGGSAANTMVGLARLGCKVGFIGKVADDHEGKLQIECFQKEGVNTEGIIHAAKGKSGVCLGFVDKKGARALYINPGVNDSIEFRELNAKYITDTQFLHLSSFVGEKSFRVQKKLMSFLPDSVKVSFDPGSLYAQKGLAAIEPLIQNSTVMLPNAVELGLITGTSDIPAGAQMLLDMGVEIVAVKLGDKGCYVTNGEEKKTIPPFKVQAIDTTGAGDAFNAGFLYGLIHNKPLFECGRLGNYVASRSVMKMGARDGLPYEKDLTLI, encoded by the coding sequence ATGACAAAATTTGACGTAATCGGTTTCGGCGCACTAAACGTTGACACGCTTCTTAAAGTGGATAAGATAGCGGGCGCTGAAGAAGAAAGCTTCATCTACGATTACACCGAAGCATGCGGCGGTTCAGCAGCCAACACCATGGTTGGGTTGGCGAGGTTGGGCTGTAAAGTCGGCTTCATAGGTAAAGTCGCCGACGACCACGAAGGCAAACTGCAAATAGAATGCTTCCAAAAAGAAGGCGTAAACACAGAAGGCATCATCCATGCAGCCAAAGGCAAAAGTGGTGTTTGTCTTGGCTTCGTGGACAAAAAAGGTGCACGAGCCCTCTACATTAACCCCGGCGTCAACGACAGCATCGAATTCCGAGAACTAAACGCCAAATACATAACCGACACTCAATTCCTACATTTGTCCTCGTTTGTGGGTGAGAAATCTTTCCGTGTTCAGAAGAAGTTGATGAGTTTCTTACCTGACAGCGTTAAAGTCAGCTTCGACCCAGGTTCGCTTTATGCGCAGAAGGGACTGGCGGCGATTGAGCCCTTAATCCAGAACTCTACTGTTATGCTGCCTAACGCAGTAGAACTTGGACTCATTACAGGCACCTCAGACATTCCCGCGGGAGCCCAAATGCTGCTTGACATGGGAGTCGAAATAGTCGCCGTCAAGTTGGGCGACAAAGGCTGCTACGTCACCAACGGAGAAGAAAAGAAAACCATCCCTCCCTTCAAAGTCCAAGCCATCGACACCACAGGCGCAGGCGACGCCTTCAACGCAGGTTTTCTCTACGGATTAATCCACAACAAACCCCTCTTCGAATGCGGCAGACTCGGCAATTACGTGGCTTCCAGAAGCGTGATGAAGATGGGCGCACGCGACGGCTTGCCATATGAAAAAGATTTGACGCTAATTTAG
- a CDS encoding type II toxin-antitoxin system VapC family toxin translates to MTLIDTSVIIDFLAGDKKIVSLIEEIADKGDVKTTSITEYELLKHKTKLKRHLAEDFLSELTVYPFDSAAAKEAAKTYKELQDAGKLVNENDLLIVGIALANDEVLLTRDQKLAKINKDSVKVV, encoded by the coding sequence ATGACGTTAATAGACACAAGCGTTATCATCGATTTCTTAGCTGGCGACAAAAAAATTGTTTCCTTGATTGAAGAAATCGCCGATAAAGGCGACGTAAAGACAACCAGCATAACCGAATACGAATTACTCAAGCACAAAACAAAACTAAAACGCCACCTCGCCGAAGACTTCCTCTCTGAGCTGACCGTTTACCCTTTCGATTCAGCCGCCGCCAAAGAAGCTGCCAAAACATACAAAGAGTTGCAGGATGCAGGAAAACTGGTCAACGAAAACGATTTACTCATTGTGGGAATCGCGCTGGCTAACGATGAGGTATTACTGACCAGAGACCAAAAACTCGCTAAAATAAACAAAGACAGCGTCAAAGTCGTCTAA
- a CDS encoding radical SAM protein: MNPTTTPLFMVVWRCTRNCVGSCTYCSYIKDYAKDQELSTEQAKHMVDEIADFGSQWFGISGGEPLVRPDIWEIIEYAEKEHGLNVSLITSGYAWDEERFNKLTKYNVKTAISIDGERDMNDKIRRPGGYDKAMHAMQKLSSVGLLDCLVTTMTKHNIHQMPHTAALAEQYHARSVVYHNLVPVGRAGEHMEDIAPTPEQYEVAFNEIYEIQRKLYGKVKVNVYAPFYARIVKQKNTADFWDWFNEGYLGRCTIGGNYIGITENGDYRSCGFHEGYRVGNVKETKLRQAWEDLQKSEFHLKLRNKNNLKGRCGVCEYREICGGCRTRAEYYTGDLFASDPACAYIPKVLREDPKAFEAMQKEAYAQLKKQ, translated from the coding sequence ATGAATCCTACCACAACCCCTTTGTTCATGGTTGTTTGGCGCTGTACCCGAAACTGTGTTGGCTCTTGCACCTACTGCAGCTACATTAAAGACTACGCAAAAGACCAAGAGCTAAGCACTGAACAAGCTAAACATATGGTTGATGAAATAGCAGATTTTGGCTCACAATGGTTTGGAATCAGCGGCGGAGAGCCATTGGTTCGCCCAGACATCTGGGAAATCATCGAATACGCCGAAAAAGAACACGGCTTAAACGTGAGTTTGATTACAAGCGGCTATGCGTGGGATGAAGAACGCTTTAACAAATTAACAAAGTATAACGTTAAAACCGCCATAAGCATCGATGGCGAACGAGACATGAACGATAAAATCCGACGCCCCGGCGGCTACGATAAAGCGATGCATGCTATGCAGAAACTTAGCAGCGTCGGATTACTCGACTGCTTGGTCACAACTATGACTAAGCATAACATTCACCAGATGCCACACACTGCAGCGTTGGCAGAGCAATACCATGCACGTTCAGTGGTCTATCACAACCTCGTACCAGTCGGCAGAGCAGGCGAACACATGGAAGACATCGCCCCTACACCCGAACAATACGAAGTTGCCTTTAACGAAATCTACGAAATCCAACGTAAACTCTACGGCAAAGTCAAAGTCAACGTATATGCGCCCTTTTACGCTCGCATAGTCAAACAGAAAAACACAGCGGACTTCTGGGACTGGTTCAACGAAGGCTACCTCGGCAGATGCACCATCGGCGGCAACTACATCGGCATCACAGAAAACGGCGACTACCGAAGCTGCGGCTTCCACGAAGGCTACAGAGTCGGCAACGTCAAAGAAACCAAACTGCGCCAGGCATGGGAAGACCTACAGAAAAGCGAATTCCACCTCAAACTACGCAACAAGAACAACCTCAAAGGCAGATGTGGAGTATGCGAATACCGAGAAATCTGCGGCGGATGCAGAACACGCGCTGAATACTACACTGGCGACTTGTTCGCTTCAGACCCAGCGTGCGCCTATATCCCAAAGGTCTTGCGTGAAGACCCCAAAGCATTTGAGGCAATGCAAAAAGAAGCATACGCCCAACTCAAAAAACAGTAA
- a CDS encoding RnfABCDGE type electron transport complex subunit D: MSNESQLVVNPAPHIHSPMTKNRMMQLTFFAILATLIVSAALWSQVTTTSGWNLGVTVVVCIIIAVGLAVAFDFLIGKAAADSEVNTWSAAVFGLIVVACYTLGVPAMNTETGLPVEAPLAFYYVAIITLLGLVVFKKVMSLAGRKPVNPAAAAKFLVLLPSLPATLLAVDHLSTGPLGVPSLAGPIGAAPTAIGTNGMAGFGSYLQGCYANPMNMMGSLPSIEQLMILEKYHGWTGGACSIAVIIAGIALFAIGRKYFKWKITASYLIAISVASIIFSLIFGDADLTTRLLFEVFMGSSIFMAFFMATDPATTPYSGIGQIIFGVGLAILTILIQTFMGFFGGSLLALLIMNLTVPLIDKVRINKPFGR, translated from the coding sequence ATGAGTAACGAATCACAACTAGTTGTAAACCCAGCACCACACATACACAGTCCAATGACAAAAAACCGCATGATGCAATTAACATTCTTCGCAATACTCGCCACACTTATTGTCTCAGCAGCTTTATGGTCTCAAGTCACAACTACCTCTGGATGGAACCTAGGCGTAACCGTTGTCGTATGCATAATCATCGCAGTCGGTCTAGCCGTAGCGTTTGACTTCCTGATCGGCAAAGCAGCAGCAGACAGTGAAGTTAACACATGGTCCGCAGCAGTTTTTGGACTAATAGTTGTTGCATGTTATACTCTTGGCGTACCCGCCATGAACACTGAAACTGGCTTGCCGGTTGAAGCGCCCCTTGCATTCTACTACGTTGCAATAATTACACTTCTCGGGTTGGTCGTTTTCAAGAAAGTTATGAGTCTAGCAGGACGAAAACCCGTTAACCCCGCTGCAGCAGCCAAGTTCCTTGTACTGCTTCCAAGTTTGCCCGCAACCCTTCTAGCAGTTGACCACCTAAGTACAGGGCCACTCGGTGTTCCATCTTTGGCAGGTCCAATAGGCGCAGCTCCTACAGCAATTGGAACCAACGGCATGGCTGGCTTTGGTAGCTACCTACAAGGTTGTTACGCAAACCCCATGAACATGATGGGTTCATTGCCAAGCATTGAGCAACTTATGATTCTTGAAAAGTACCACGGATGGACCGGTGGAGCATGCAGCATCGCAGTCATCATCGCAGGCATCGCGCTTTTCGCAATCGGACGCAAATACTTCAAATGGAAAATCACCGCCAGCTACTTAATCGCTATTTCAGTAGCTTCAATCATATTCTCACTGATCTTCGGAGACGCAGATCTCACAACAAGACTACTATTTGAGGTCTTCATGGGTAGCTCCATATTTATGGCGTTCTTTATGGCAACAGACCCCGCGACAACACCCTACAGTGGAATCGGACAAATCATCTTCGGCGTCGGCCTCGCAATTCTAACCATACTGATACAAACCTTTATGGGCTTCTTCGGCGGCTCTTTGCTAGCATTGTTGATCATGAACCTCACAGTGCCCCTTATCGACAAGGTACGCATCAACAAACCCTTCGGGAGATG